The genomic DNA TACACGCTCAAAGAGCTGGAGGACGCCACGTGCATGTTCGCCGACGAGAAGGTGATCGGCGAGGGCGGCTACGGCATCGTCTACCACGGCGTGCTTGAAGGCGGCGTGCAGGTCGCCGTCAAGAACCTTCTCAACAACAGGTACTGATGCTACCTGTAAGCTGAATCATAGCCGTATTTAGAAGCTTATGTGTTGAATTGGCTTCCTTCATTTTTACAAACTGTTGATTACAGTCTAAGCAAGATGCACACGAATGGTCAATGTAGATGCTGACAATTTAGATGGTGACATTGGGCAAGAAACCCAACCAAGTCGTGTTTTCTATGATTCATGCTTAGTAGTGAAGTCTGCAGTATATATATGACGAAATGTATGTTTGTTTTAGTGACTTTAAGGTTTGCTTAATTAGTAAAACTTGATGCTCTGATTTGTTAGGGGGCAGGCTGAGAGGGAATTCAAGGTTGAGGTGGAAGCGATTGGGCGGGTGCGGCACAAGAATCTGGTGCGGCTGTTAGGATACTGTGCTGAAGGGAACCAAAGGTATCTTCTTATATGAACATCAGTTTTAGTCAGATTGTGAAATTGTAGAAGCAAGGAGCTTATATCATAATTTCATCGAATATGGTTTGTTTCCAGGATGCTTGTGTATGAGTATGTCAATAATGGAAACTTGGAGCAATGGCTCCATGGTGATGTTGGTCCTGTGAGCCCTCTTACATGGGATATCAGAATGAAGATTATTTTGGGAACAGCAAAAGGGTATGCAATTTTTGGCTTATAACTGCAGTGTATACAATATTTTTGCTGTCACTGACTCACTGTCTGCTTACTTTATTTTACCTAACTGTGCAGATTAATGTATTTGCATGAGGGACTTGAACCAAAGGTGGTTCACCGTGATGTCAAGTCAAGCAATATTCTCCTTGACAAGCACTGGAATGCTAAGCTTTCTGATTTCGGGCTAGCAAAGCTTTTGGGTTCAGAGAGGAGTTACGTCACAACCAGGGTCATGGGGACATTTGGGTTAGACATCAACACACTACCTACGAAGTTAGGATCACACAGGATATACAAGAATGTGGTGGCTTAtttttatcttattatttgcaGGTATGTCGCGCCAGAATATGCGGGCACTGGCATGCTGAATGAAACTAGTGATGTCTATAGCTTTGGAATCCTTATCATGGAAATAATATCTGGACGGGTTCCTGTTGATTACAATAGGCCACAAGGGGAGGTTAGTAATGAGCATGCTCCTTACTAATGCTAATTAAAGAACTTATGAAATGCATTTCTGAACACTTTGGAGTACTTTTTCAGGTTAACCTTGTTGAATGGCTGAAGACAATGGTCAGCAACCGAAATTCTGAAGGGGTTTTGGATCCGAAGATGACTGAGAAGCCTACTTCTAGGGCATTGAAGAAGGCTTTGCTAGTGGCTCTACGGTGTGTAGATCCTGAAGCTCGCAAGAGGCCAAAGATCGGGCATGTCATTCACATGCTTGAAGTTGATGATTTTCCCTACAGAGATGTAAGTCTGGATAGCATGTGGATATTTATGAACTTATTTTTTGAGAATCCATTATTTCATTATGATGATTTGCATTGCTTCTGTTTGCCACGAAATATTATTGCCTTCCAATTCCGAACCAAGAAAGTCATCTTGCAGAACACCTTGTTTTGTACACAACTACACATTGTTTACATTTAGATTAGCTGGGTAACATCTCTTTCTGAGCTGTTAGTGAAGTATCCCTGAATTGCTTGAGTGTTTGTTTTCGCTTGGTTTGCACAAATTATGTCTGAGTTTCTTGTTGTTTCTGTAAATTATGTGCGGCC from Panicum virgatum strain AP13 chromosome 7N, P.virgatum_v5, whole genome shotgun sequence includes the following:
- the LOC120681815 gene encoding probable serine/threonine-protein kinase At1g01540 isoform X2, with translation MSDSELSQGTLVFGLHLWELVGIGVGAAFVLLLVLLSLLCLLASRRRRRRRAVQATPVLHLPVVVPNAQPKHATKPPKDIQEVPSRGAAAPAAPPKAPLAQVLQAPPPDSIQIETGKEHRITFPEQQQPLHHQRSGGPSSRGGSGESRGGGGEPGVPEVSHLGWGHWYTLKELEDATCMFADEKVIGEGGYGIVYHGVLEGGVQVAVKNLLNNRGQAEREFKVEVEAIGRVRHKNLVRLLGYCAEGNQRMLVYEYVNNGNLEQWLHGDVGPVSPLTWDIRMKIILGTAKGLMYLHEGLEPKVVHRDVKSSNILLDKHWNAKLSDFGLAKLLGSERSYVTTRVMGTFGYVAPEYAGTGMLNETSDVYSFGILIMEIISGRVPVDYNRPQGEVNLVEWLKTMVSNRNSEGVLDPKMTEKPTSRALKKALLVALRCVDPEARKRPKIGHVIHMLEVDDFPYRDERRGSKAPTQGRSVETPTSEPGDSSGNNTPKDAPKGGEPFKWRTQET
- the LOC120681815 gene encoding probable serine/threonine-protein kinase At1g01540 isoform X1, with the protein product MSDSELSQGTLVFGLHLWELVGIGVGAAFVLLLVLLSLLCLLASRRRRRRRAVQATPVLHLPVVVPNAQPKHATKPPKDIQEVPSRGAAAPAAPPKAPLAQVLQAPPPDSIQIETGKEHRITFPEQQQPLHHQRSGGPSSRGGSGESRGGGGEPGVPEVSHLGWGHWYTLKELEDATCMFADEKVIGEGGYGIVYHGVLEGGVQVAVKNLLNNRGQAEREFKVEVEAIGRVRHKNLVRLLGYCAEGNQRMLVYEYVNNGNLEQWLHGDVGPVSPLTWDIRMKIILGTAKGLMYLHEGLEPKVVHRDVKSSNILLDKHWNAKLSDFGLAKLLGSERSYVTTRVMGTFGLDINTLPTKLGSHRIYKNVVAYFYLIICRYVAPEYAGTGMLNETSDVYSFGILIMEIISGRVPVDYNRPQGEVNLVEWLKTMVSNRNSEGVLDPKMTEKPTSRALKKALLVALRCVDPEARKRPKIGHVIHMLEVDDFPYRDERRGSKAPTQGRSVETPTSEPGDSSGNNTPKDAPKGGEPFKWRTQET